One stretch of Prunus persica cultivar Lovell chromosome G1, Prunus_persica_NCBIv2, whole genome shotgun sequence DNA includes these proteins:
- the LOC18793704 gene encoding zinc finger CCCH domain-containing protein 34 has protein sequence MERYGRTTEGSQSDPSPEWTVPGPETGLEESMWQLGLGPGESYPERPNETDCSYYLRTGICGYGSRCRYNHPRDRSAVTGAARPGGLEYPERAGQPVCQYYMRTGTCKFGASCKYHHPKQGGSSGSPVSLNYYGYPLRQGERECSYYVKTGQCKFGATCKFHHPQPAGIPLPVPSPAPQVSPVPAAPLYQTVQSPSVSSQQYGVVFARPPLLPGSYVQSPYGQVLLSPGTIPFPGWSPYQAPASALPSPSTQPGVGSGTLYGMSQLSPSAAAYTGMYQPIPLPSSLGLPTTSQKEHLFPERPGQPECQYYMRTGDCKFGSSCRYHHPPEVVGPKTTVALSPSGLPSRPGAPLCTHYAQRGVCKFGPACKFDHPMGTLSYSPSASSLADMPVAPYPVGSSIGTLAPSSSSSSTELRPELNSGSGKDLVSARMSSSLSTSSGSVGSTVSKGGITHLGVQQSAQGSGPSTSSGSSTESHSPS, from the exons ATGGAGCGGTACGGTCGGACCACAGAAGGGTCACAGTCCGATCCGTCGCCGGAGTGGACTGTTCCGGGACCCGAAACAGGGCTGGAAG AGTCCATGTGGCAGTTGGGGCTCGGACCCGGGGAATCGTACCCTGAACGACCCAACGAGACCGATTGTAGTTACTACTTGAGGACTGGGATTTGTGGGTACGGCTCCCGGTGTCGGTACAATCATCCTCGTGATCGTAGTGCG GTTACGGGAGCTGCGAGACCTGGAGGATTGGAGTACCCAGAGCGAGCGGGCCAGCCTGTGTGCCAG TACTATATGAGGACAGGGACTTGCAAATTTGGTGCTTCTTGTAAGTACCACCATCCTAAGCAGGGAGGAAGCTCTGGTAGCCCTGTATCTCTAAATTATTATGGATACCCATTACGACAG GGTGAAAGAGAGTGTTCCTACTATGTGAAAACTGGACAGTGTAAGTTTGGTGCAACTTGTAAATTCCATCATCCACAGCCAGCTGGCATACCACTTCCAGTGCCATCACCAGCCCCTCAGGTTTCACCTGTACCTGCTGCACCATTGTATCAAACTGTGCAATCTCCATCTGTTTCATCGCAACAATATGGAGTAGTATTTGCAAGGCCTCCTTTGCTACCGGGTTCATATGTTCAAAGCCCCTATGGTCAAGTCCTGCTTTCCCCTGGCACAATTCCTTTTCCAGGTTGGAGTCCATATCAG GCACCTGCAAGCGCATTGCCCTCTCCTAGTACTCAACCTGGTGTTGGTTCTGGGACACTTTATGGGATGAGTCAACTATCTCCTTCAGCAGCTGCATATACAGGAATGTATCAGCCTATACCTTTACCTTCTTCTCTTGGTCTTCCAACCACCAGCCAGAAGGAGCACTTATTTCCCGAAAGACCTGGTCAACCAGAATGTCAGTATTACATGAGAACAGGGGATTGTAAATTTGGGTCCTCATGTAGATATCATCACCCACCAGAAGTTGTTGGACCAAAAACAACTGTTGCCCTCAGCCCCAGTGGTCTTCCTTCGCGCCCG GGTGCACCACTTTGCACTCACTATGCACAACGAGGAGTATGCAAGTTTGGGCCTGCATGCAAATTCGACCATCCAATGGGAACACTCAGTTACAGCCCATCAGCGTCTTCTCTTGCTGATATGCCAGTTGCACCGTACCCAGTGGGATCATCAATTGGTACGCTAGCCCcatcatcctcatcctcatccACAGAATTGCGGCCTGAGCTTAATTCAGGCTCTGGAAAGGACTTAGTTTCAGCCAGAATGTCTTCATCACTGAGCACTTCTAGTGGATCAGTTGGTTCAACTGTTTCTAAGGGTGGTATTACCCATTTGGGTGTTCAACAGTCTGCTCAGGGTTCTGGCCCTTCAACTAGCAGTGGCAGCAGTACAGAGTCTCATAGTCCAAGCTAA